The Acidobacteriaceae bacterium nucleotide sequence AAGTCACCTGGTCGGAGAGCTATCCGCTGGTGTGCATTGACCGGCCGCCGGCAGAGTGGCCGGGGGACAGCGTGACGGTCGAGAACTTTGAAGGCGGCTACGCTGCGGGCGCACATCTGGCGCAGTTGGGGCACAAGACGGTCGGAATCCTTCGCGGCCCGGCCAATGTGGTGACGTCGACCGAACGCGTCAAAGGATTTACAAAGGCGCTGGCAGAACGCGGAGTACAGATTTCGCCGGAGTACGTGCAGGAAAGTCACTTTGATCAGGAGAGCGGCTACCAGAGCGCGATGCGCTTGCTGCGACTGGTTCCGCGGCCGACGGCGATCTTTGCCGGCAATGATCTGATCGCAGTGGGTGCGCTTTCGGCGATCAAAGCCGCAAAGCTGCGCTGCCCGGAGGATGTGTCCCTGGTGAGCTTTGATGGACTATCGTTTGCAGACTTCACGGATCCGGCCCTGACGACGGTGGTGCAGCCTAGTTACCAGATCGGCCTTGCCGCCGGTCGGTTATTGCTGGAACGTATCAACGGCGACCAGAGCGCCCCCCGGAACGTGGTGATGAAGACCGAGTTGAAGATCCGGGACAGCACGCAGGCACCCTCGAGCAGTAACTGACGCTGAGCCAAAGGTAAGCGGCAGAAGCAGATACGAAACGGCGCGAAAATGCGAGCGATATTCGTCTCCGCAGGGTGTGGTTCACCGCTACAATCTAGGCGTGAACCGCACCACATCGTTACTTCTGCCTGCCCTTCTGCTGTCAGCCCTTTCGCCATTTTCCTACGCACAAGCTGCGCCTGATCAGCAGCCGGTGGGAGATGCTTCGCAGGGCTATCGTCTGAAGACGACAACCCGACTCGTCGTATTGGACGTAGTGGTTCTGGATAAAAAGGGCAATCCGGTGAAGGGGCTCGACAAGAGCCAGTTCACGGTGCTGGAAGATAAGAAGCCCCAGACGATCCGCAACTTCGAGTTGCATGAGCCCACACCGGCGGACCAGAAGCCGAAGGTGATCGTAAAGAGCACGGCTGATCTGAACAAGATTGGCACCGACCCGGTCGACATCCTTGTCTTCGACGAGTTGAACTCAAAGTTCGAAGACATGACGTATGCGCGCGACCGGATGCTGAAGTACCTGATGCGTCAGCCGGAGATTCTGCCGCGCCCGACGCAGTTGCTGGCTGCAGGCGACGCCCACTTTGTAGTGCTGCACGATTACACGCAGAACCGCCAGGAGTTGCTGGATGCGCTGAAGACACACCTGCCGCAGTATCCGTGGCAGATGATGCGGAACCAGGTGGGCGATGGCGCGCTGGAGCGCATGGCGCAGACGCTGGGAATTCTGTCGCAGATCGCGGACGCTTCCAGCGGAACGCGTGGCCGCAAGAACGTGGTGTGGATTGGCGCGGGTTATCCGTCGGTGGACACGTCGGCGATGGACCAGGAAGACCAGGACAAGATTATGGAGACGATCCGCGTGGTGACGTCGCGGATGCTGACCTCTCATGTGGTTCTGTATGTGATTGACCCGGCAGGCGTGCAGGCGATGCAGCAGGACACGGGCACGGATGACGAAGGCAACGCCACAAGCAGCAACCTGGCCAGCGGACTGGGGCCGTTCACCGACAAACTGGACTTTGCGACGTTTGCCCCGGCGACGGGCGGCGAGATCTTTGCCGAACGGAACGACATCGACCGCGAAGTCGACGACGGGTTGCGCGAGTCTTCGAGCTACTACACGCTGACCTACACGCCGACGAATACGGACGACGTGAGCACGGCGTTCCGCGATATCCGCGTCAAGATGAAGGACCCGTCGCTGCACGCGGTAACGCGCAAGGGATACTTTGGCGGGCCGATCCCGGTGGAAGTGGCTCCGAAGCAGGACACGAAGCCGAGCAACCAATTGAAGTGGGACATTGGCGCAGCCGCGCAGACGACGCTGCCGTACAACGGGCTGGATGTGCGCGCGGATGAGATCAGCGGCGGCTACAAGCTGAATGTGGTGGCCAAGGGGCTGACGTGGACGGACCTGGAAGATGGTTCGCGCACTGCAGAAGTCACGATCATGGCGGTTTGCACGACCGAAAAGGCGAAGTCTGTATGCCATGAGAGTCGCGAGATCAAAGACAAGATCAAGCCGACGGACGACATCGAGCGTGGCGAACGGGTGACGTTCCCGTTCAAGATGGATGTACCAGAGCGCACGACGCACCTGCGGTTTGTGGTGCGCGATGCAGGCAGTGGACGTATCGGCACGACCGATGTCGACATGAAGTAAGTACGTTGCGGGAGGGGCTGATGCCCTTCCCGTTTCCTTCGAAGGGCAACGGTGAGTCGCCTTTCTTCCTAAAACTTCCTCAGGAGGATGTATGACGTTTCTTCGCAGTGCAGGCGGCGCTTTGGCGCTGGCCGCAGTCACGATGGCAGGCCTGTCCGCACGAGCCGGCGCGCAGGTAAAGCCTGCCGACAAGCCGATCTTTCCTGCCGGTACGCCGGTGGTCAATGTGCCGTTCGCGGATGACAATCTGAACTTCCAGAAGCTGGGCTCGCTGCACATGCGGCTGTCGTTCAACGGCGGTCCGGACAAGCGGTTCCAGGTCGACACGGGATCGACGGGCATTATGGTGCCGGCGAGCATGATTCCGAATTATCAGGGCAAGGGTGAGCCGGGAGAGATTACGTATTCCAGCTCGGGCGTTCACCTGACGGGCACCTGGGAGACGGTGGATGTGACGTTTGAAGACGCAAGGATGCCGGACGGATCACCTGTGGTGGCGCACATGCCGGTGCTGGCGGTGACGCAGAAGGAGTGCCTTGCGCTGGGCGTGAACGCGACCAAGTGCAGCCCCGGACCGTGGGGCGGCGGCATGATGGGTGTCGGGTTTGGCCGCGGCAAGGACGAAGACTGGAACACACAGCAACGGAACCCCTGGCTGATGCTGAACGCGATGCAGGAAGGCCGGATGCGGCGAGGCTATGTGATCACGCCCAAGGGCGTGCAGCTGGGGCTGAATGCGGAGACGATCAGCGGCGACTGGAAGTGGCAGAAGCTGCTGCCACGCACGGCGACAGTGCCGAGCAGTTATCCAGGGCCGAAGGATTGGACGACAGCCGCGGGAACGGTTGAGGTAAAAGGCACACGGCTGCCGATGGGCACCGTGCTGATTGATACGGGTCTGACGAACATGATGCTGTCGTCGCCGGGCGCACCGGATAGCGGCGACGTGCCGGATGGCGTACCGATCAAGGTATGGCTGCTGGGTGGACAGTTGAGCTATGAGTTCACGACCGGCGGAATGCATGATCCAGAGACGCCGCGCAAGGTGAGCTGGCGCAAGCCGCACGAGACCACGTTTGTGAATACGGGGCTGCGGGCGATTGCGCACTTTGACTACTGCTATGACTCGGACGGTGGGTTCCTGGGGCTGAAGTTTCGGCCGTAGGGAGTTGCTGGAACGCGAAAAGGCCTGCCGGTTGGCAGGCCTTTTCTATTGCTGCTTCTATTGCTGGTGGAGGAGCTACTTCTGCTTTGCCATCGTCTGCCACTTGGCGATGAGGGTGGGCCAGTCGATGGGGTGGGCGTAGTAGCGGACCTCGTCGGGCCATGCGCCTTTGTGCTTGGCAAACGAGATGCGAGCGACGCCGCTGGAGAAGTTCCTGGCACCAGCCTGGGCGGTCTGCACACCGTTTTCGAGCAGGTCGCCGTTGGTTTTGGCGATGGGACGAACGATGGCGATGTGGCCCGGACGGTGCGGGTCGGGGCTTTCGTAGACGACGGTGACGAGCTCACCCGCATTGGCGAGGCTCTGCGCTTCTGCTGCCGTGGCGACTGGCTCCCAGCCCTGGCTGCCGCTGGACTTCGAATTGAACCACTGCGCCTGCGCACTGGCGAGGAGCTGCTGCGGATGGTCAGGCGGACGCAGCATGTAGATGTCGAGCTTGTAGCCAAGGGCGGCGGTGAACGACGAGCAGTGCGTGGCGCGGTCGGGGCCGGTGGAGGAGGCGGGCTCGTCCTGCTGGCCGGTGAGCCAGTTGATGTGCACCTGCGGCTGCCAGAGGGCGTCGACGTGCATGGAGTCGATGACGCGGTCGAGAAGCTGGCCGGGCTTGGAGACCTCGCCACAGCAGAGGGCGTTGGGGTCAATGGCGGCGGTGGTGAGCGGGGTGCGAGCCGCGGGGGCGGCTTCCTGCGCGTGCGAGACGGCGGGCAGGCTCCACAGCGAGAACGCGAGTAGAGCTGTCGCGATGGAATGCTTTTTCAACACGAGTGATTCTCCCTGACGGTTCGGCCTTGCAAAAGGCAAGGGCTAAAGAAAGGATAAAGGCGCGGACCTGAATGCTGTCCGCGCCTTTGTTGTTTTGAGTGGTGCTCCGGTTAGAACTGGAAGCGGCCGCCGAGTTGAACGGTTCGTCCGCTTGCGGCGGAGGTGGCACTGTTCGCGTTGAGAGCCGGAATGGTGTTGTAAACGTATACGCCGGTCGTCACATCGTAGCCGGTGAAGTTTACGCGGTTGAGAGCGTTGAAGACTTCTGCCGAAGCCGACAAGCGCATGCCGTGACGGAAGCGGATTTCCTTCTGACCGCGAAGGTTGAGGCTCGCGATCATGGATGGCAGGCCCGCGTTACGGCCGAGCATGACACCGTTGATGAAGGGACGATCCGTTGAGGTATTACCGTCGTAGTTCATGTCCGAACCGACGGTGATATTACGCGGCGTACCCGAGTTGGCGATGTACGTTCCTGAGACCGTCCAGTTACCGAAGATCTGGCGTGTCCAGTCGTTGTGATGACGGCGGAAGGTGAGGTACGGAATCTTCCAGACGACAGCACTGGTGAAGCGATGACGGACGTCTTCGTTCGAGACAGACTTTTCTGCGCGCGGATCGAACGGGTTGTTCGGATATGCGCCGTTGAGGAAGTCAGGAGCGTCGTCGAGAGCCTTCGAATAGACGTAGCCTACGCGGTAGCTGAGGCCATGCCACGACTTCTGCTGCAGGGTGACGCGGAGACCAGAGTAGTTGGAGTGGCCCCACGGGCCGGTGATGGTGATGTCGTTGAAGGCATCGTTGATGCGAGCCTTATGGATGAGATCGCCGGTCGCAGTGTCCGTCTCGTCGAGATAGATCGGGCGGTTGTACTGCTGGGGGCAAGGCTGATAGGTCGCGCGCCCCGTGTTGCCGTTGTTCGAGCTGGAAGGGCTGAGGCAGGTATTGCCAGGCACGTAGGGGATATAGGTGGGGTTGAAGCCGAAGCTGCCCTGGTTCTGAGGCGTCAGGATGACGGGCGCATTCAGGTTGGCGTTGGAGACCTTGAGAAGGTTCTGCCCCTGAACGTGCACGCCTGTCACAGAGAGGATGAGCTTGTTTGTGATGGCACGGTCGATTCCGATATCGAACTGGTGGATCATCGGAATTTTCAGACCGGGGTAGGCCACCTGAATCGTCGGAGCAATGCCTGTACCAGTCGGGTAGTTGGCGCTGGCTGCGTACGATCCGCTCTTCCAGAGAGCATCCAGGGTTGCGGTGCTGGAGTTGTAATAGTTGTAGATAAGGGACTTCTTGCTCTGCAACGTGTTGCGGGCGAGGATGAGCAGGTTCTTGTCATAGAACATGCCGTATCCAGCGCGCAGAACCGTCTTGCCCTTGCTATCAAGCGAGTAAGCCAGGCCGACGCGGGGAGCAACGTTGTTGAAGTCGCGGTTCATGCCCGTTGAGAGACCGGACTGGATCGGGTTGGACTGGTCGAGATTGTAGCCCTGCGGCTGGAAGTCGATGTCGTAGCGCACGCCCAGGTTCGCGGTGAGGCGACGAGACACCTTCCAGGAGTCTTCGAGGTACATGCCAAGCTGCGTGTCCGGCAGAGAGATATCCGACGTACCGAAGTTCTGAGCGTAGCGGTATGGGATACCCGAAGCGAAGTTGCCCGAGGTGTAGAAGTTCCAGAAGCCCGAGAAGCCGCCCTGGTAGTTGCTGTTGGCGCGGATGTAGTTGAGCTGTACGCCGGCCTTGAAGAGGTGTTTGCCGATCGTGTAGCTCAAAGCGTCGTCCGCTTCGTAGTGATCTTCGTTGAGCGTTACGGGGAAGTCCGTCGTGGGGCCAACGTAGACCGAACCAGCGATGTCAGCCCCTGGGCCGTAGGTGTTCGGGAGCTGCTTCATGCGCTGCGGAGCCACCATGAAGTGAGCTTCGTTGATCAGGCGCGGAGTGAAGATGTGCGTCCACTCGGTGAAGTAGTTCTGCGTGCGGGTGTACGTTCCAGTCGCAGTCGAGAGATCGTAGTAGTAGCCCGCGTTGGTGCTGTTGGCCTGGATGTACTGCACGTAGAGGACGCGCGCAATGATGGTGTTGCGATCGTTGATGCGGTGATCTACGCGAAGAGAATAAAGCCCCTGGGCGCTGGACTTCGGGATGTAGCGATCAAAATCAAGCCCCTTGACCGGGGAGTTGATAAAAAAGCCTGTCGCCAGTGCAGTGTTGATCGTGTCGTAGGTCGTCGAAGTACAACCTGACGTTCCCAAGTGGCAGAAGTTCGAGCGGTTTGAGGTGTTTAGACCGATGTACTCTGCTGCGCCAAAGAAGTAGGTGCGGTTCTGCTTGAGCGGGCCGCCGAGCGTCGCACCGACGTCGTTACGAGAGTATGTGCCGGGGTCGGCGCTCGTGAAGTAGTTCGGCGTTGTGAACATATTGTCACGGTTGAAGTAGTACGCCGTGCCGTGGAAGTTGTCCGTGCCGCCGCGGGTGACTACGTTGACGAAGCCGCCGCCTGCGCCGCCGAACTCGGCGGGCATCTGCTCGGTGAGGACCTGAAACTGGGCGATAGCGTCCTGCGAAAGCGTCTGGCGGACGTTGCCGTTCAGCGCACCGTTGTTCTCCACGCCGTCGATCATGATCGAGTTCGAACGCGAACGCTGACCGTTGACGGAGAAGCCGGAGTTCTGACCGGTGGTCTGGGTGTCGGTAACGCCCGGAACCGTGACCGCGAAGTCGAGGAAGTTACGGCCGTCCGAGGGCAGGTTGTCGATTTCGACCTGCGAGATCGTTTCGCCGATGCTGGTGCGGTCGGGATCGATGGCAGAGACGTCGGAGTCCACCTGAACGACGGTGTCCGAGTTCGCCATGGTGAGGCCGACGTTGAGCGTCGAGCCCTGGCCGACAGCCAGTGTGATGCCGGTCTGCTTGCGCGTGGCGAAGCCGGAACGCTCGACCGTCAGGGTGTATCCGCCGGGCTTGAGGGCCGTGAAACGAAAGACGCCGTGACTGTCCGAGACGCCGACGCGGATGTCATGCGTCGTCTCATTGGTGAGGGTGAGCGTGGAGCCACCAACCAGCGCGCCGCTGGGGTCATGGACATCCACTTCAAGACCAGCCGTATCGACAGACTGAGCAAATCCGGCTGCGGTGCCTGCGGTAAGCACAGCAGACAATGACAGGGAAAAGAACAAACGAGCCAAACGCATGCCTGGGTCAAACTCCTTCGCGAAACAAAGCGCCTGCATCGACTGCGATGACAGTGATTTAGCAGGCTGGCTCTCGAGTGAAGTCACAGCATAAAAGAGGCCGACACGCGATGATGCGGCGGATGCGTTACGAAAGTGCGAACGCGCTGTGCTCCTGCTACGAGCGGAAACGTTGTTGAGGACCGATGAGCCATACCGTAACACCGCAGACACGGTGCAGCAACCACCGATCTTTCCCGCTGTGCGATGTTCGATTCATAGAATTTTTACCTATCTTGCCCGGCGACGAAAACGCCAGTATGCTCGGAGGCAATCCAACGAATTCGCTGCTGTGATGCGTGCCCGGAGGTACGTGTTGCGGCTCAATCAGGCATCACTCGCGGCTCACCGGAGCCAATCAGGATCCAAGTTCCTCGCTTCCCTTTTTTCAAGCTGAGGACAACGCCTCGGACTGTTCCACGGCCTCAATCCCCGTGTGTCCGCTTATGTGCTCCGGAATGAATCGCCCGATAAGAAGGGATCTTCTCAGGATGGCCGGTCGTTCGCTCGTCAAACGTTTAGCGCTTTCAATCGCTGTCAGCGCGGCATCACTGCTGCCCATGGCGGCTCAAGCCCAACTCCAGGCGTTTAGCCTGGCCAGCACCACAACGACTACGTTCCCGACGACTACGTTGGGGGCGACGTCCGCGTCTCAGACGATTCAGCTGACGACCAGCCGCGCGGTGACGATCACAGGCGTGGCCGTGGCTCCTTCGGCGAACAGCCACCAGGAGTTTACGGTCGGCACGATGAGCGGCTGCGCGGTGAACTCTGCGGCGGCGGCGGGCACGACGTGCTCGATCCCGGTAACGTTCTCGCCGTTCTATGCCGGTACGCGTGCTGGACAGCTTACAGTGACCGATTCGACCGGCGCGGTGTATACCGTGGGTCTGACGGGCCTGGGCGATGGACCGCAGACGCTGCTGACTCCGACGGACATTACGACGGCGATCGGCGCTTCCGGCGGTGTGTACTACTCTGGCGACGGCGGCGTGGCGACGAGCGCACGCATTGGCTATCCCTACGGTGTGTCGACGGATGCGTACAAAAACATCTACATCGCGGATTACTCGACGCAGAACATTCGCGTGATCTACCAGGCGGGCGCAGCCCTGGCCTGCGTGATCGAGATCGAGAACCCGACGCTGTTTGGGCTGACGGCAGGAACGACCTCGTGCACGGGCGCGAACGCCGCACCGGTTGCCGGAAACGTCTACACGCTTGCGGGCAATACGACGCTGTACTCCACGACGGTGACGTCGCACACAGCGGGCACCACCGTAAGCACGCTGGCGGCAAGCCCAACAGCAACGACGATGGACGATCCGTTCCAGGTGACGGTGGATAGCGAAGGCAACGTGCTGGTGTCTTCGTATCTGACGTATGACCTGCGCGTGATCTATGTCGGCGGCGACAAGATGGGCTGCCTGATCGAACTGGAAAACCCCTCGCTCTTCGGCCTCGCCACGGGAGCGACCTCCTGCACGGGCGCTACTTCGGCTCCGATTCCGGGCTACCTCTATCGCATTGGAGGCACCAGCTCACCGGGTGCTTCGGGTGATGGCGGCATCGCGACCTCGGCGCTGATGGCCTACGGCTACGGCATCACGACTTCGCCGGACGGCGACATCTTCTTCCTCGATGTATCGACGAACTCCGCACGTACGACACGCATCCGCGTGATCTATAACGGCGGTGCAGCAGCAGCAGCCCTCATCCAGGCGACCAACCAGGGTGTGACGCCGCAGCGCGGGTACGTTTACAAGGTTGCTGGCGGTGTCTTCGGAACATCAGGCGATGGAGCCATTGCAACTTCGGCAGGCATCACCTACTCCAAGGGGCTGAAGGTGGATGCCTACGGCAACATCATCTTCACCGACTACAACACGTCCGCAACCATCACGACCTTGCCGCTGGAAGCACGAGTCCGTGTGATCTATAACGCCGGTACTCGCATGGCTTCGCTGATCCAGAAGGAGACGGGCAGCACAGCGGTTGCGGGCTACGTTTACACGCTGGCGGGCAGCACGGCGCCGGGCGCGACGAGCGGCAACGGCGGTGCGGCTTCGGCAGCGAACTTCGTGACGCCGTACGGTGTCACGGTTGACCCGGCAGGAGATATCTTCGTCGTCGATTACGGCGACAAGACGATCCGCCGCATCAGTGTGGCTGACGGCAATATCTATGCGTATGCCGGTATCAGCGGCACGTCTTCGGTGACAAACGGCAACTCGCTGACGACCGGTGGCCTGTGGCTTCCGATCGGTCTGGCCGTGGCTCCCGATGGCGGCATCGACGTTGCCGATTACGGCATCTACCGCGTTCGCGTCGTTGGCGCTTCCGCTTCGGCGATTGCGTATGCAAGCGCAGTTCCAGTGGGCACCACGGGGACGCCTACCTTTGTGTATCTGCAGAACCTGGGCACGGAGCCGGTAACGGTTGCGAGCACGGTGGCTTCCGCGAACTTCGCCGTGGTGGCGGGGACGACGGGTGCACTCTACGCGACCGATTGCAGCACACTGCCTACACTGCAGCCGGGTGATAGCTGCTCCGCTGGCGTGGCCCTGGCTCCGACGGCGCTGGGAGCTGCGACCGGAACGCTGACGATCACGGACAACTCGAACGGCGTGAGCACGCAGCATGTTGTCACGCTGACGGGTACGGCTTCCTACCAGAGCGCCGTAACGTTGACCTCTTCAACGAACCCGACGTTTGCCGGTGACACGGTGACGCTGACGGCTAATGTTGCCGCCGCCGCAGGGCAGGACACCACAACGGCTCCGGCGCTGATCGGTACGGTGAAGTTCACCGACGGCACCGCGACGCTGGCGACGGTCTCCATTGACTCCAGCGGCAACGCGACGACAACGGATGGCCCGCTGACCGGAGGGACGCACTCCATCAAGGCAACGTTCACGCCGGACAGCACGATCGCGGCGCAGTGGGCGGGAGCCTCTGCATCGCTGTCGCAGGTGGCTACCGCCATCACAACGACAACGACACTGACCAGCTCGGCGGCTAACGCAAACCAGAACGCCAATGTAACGTTCACCGCAGTGGTCGCCGCTGCAGGCACCATACCGACGAGCGCTCCGGCGATCGCAGGTACGGTGGCCTTCACGGTAGATGGTGTGGCCATTACCGGCTCGCCCGTAACGGTTGATGCCACAGGAACGGCGACGATCTCCACAAGCACGATGACTGTAGCCAGCCACACGATTGTGGCTACGTTCACACCGTCGTCGGTCTACTACGCAACGTCCACGGCAACGATTACGCAGGTAGTTTCTTCACCGTCGTACTCGGTACTCTCGAGCAATACGGGTGTGGCTGTGGCAACGGGAACGGCGACGGTGGTTCCCTTCTCGGTGACCTCGGTGGGCGGCTACACGGGTACGGTGTCGGCGAGCTGCGGAACGCTGCCTTCTTACATGACGTGCTCGTTCTCGCCGAAGAGCGTGGCGTTCACCGGAACGAACACGACGCAGACGATCAACCTGTCGATCGGTACGACTGGCGGCTCGGCTGCGCTGGCTACGCATAGCAACGGCATCACCTTTGCGGCTCTGTTTGGCGCAGGGTTGCTGGCGCTGCTCGCGGGTAAGCGTCGCAAGCTTCCCGCGGTGCTGATGATCGTGCTCGGCCTGGCGGCTGCGGCGACGATTACAGGCTGCGGCAAGACGGCGACCGCGAGCCGCGGGACGCAGAACATCAACGTCACGTTCACCGACGGAACGACCTCGTACACGGTGGTCGAGACGGTTTCGGTGATCGGCAACCCCTAGGCTGTAGCAGAACGAATGCAAGAAAGGCCCGCCGGTTGGCGGGCCTTTCTGCGTTTGTCCGGATTACGTTTGTGGCGGAGAGAAGAAATTGAACCCGGTGTTTCTTCGCGAAAGGCAAAGGCGAACACGGAGAGCACGGTGCGTGCGGAGGAACACGGAGGGATTCTGAGGTGAGGTTGGGTTCGTGGCTCCGCGGGCGACAAGCGGGGCTCTCACTGCGTTCGAGATGACAAGCAGATGTGGAGATAGGCAAATATGCCTACTTCGAGATAAGCGGACGTGGAGATAAGGAAACATGTAGACGTGGCAAAGCCTGAGCAGATGGCTCAGGCTTTGCTGTTTCGAGGCTTGGTTGAGAGCGCTTAGCGGCTGCCGAAGCGGTGCTGGTGCCACTTCCAGGCGCTGGCCAGGATCTCGTCGAGGTCTGCGTGTTGAGGTTGCCAGCCGAGGACCTCGCGAGCGCGGTCGGAGCTTGCGACGAGGCGGGCTGGGTCGCCAGCGCGGCGCGGCTTCAACTCTGCCGGGATGGCAGCGCCGGTGACGCGGCGGGCAGACTCGATGACCTGCTTGACGGAGAAGCCCTGGCCGTTGCCGAGGTTGACGAGGATGCGGCCCTGCTCGTCGAGCTTGCTGAGCGCAAGGATGTGCGCTTCGGCGAGGTCGCGGACGTGGATGTAGTCGCGGATGCAGGTGCCGTCGGGAGTGTCGTAGTCGTCGCCGTAGATGAAGATCGATTTGCGAAGGCCGAGGACGGTGTCGAGGATGAGGGGGATGACGTGCGTTTCGGGCTCGTGCTGCTCACCGCGCGCGTCCAGCGCACCGGCTACGTTGAAGTAGCGGAGCGTTGCGGTCTTGAAGCCGTGAACGCGATGGAACCAGGAGAGCATCTGCTCGACGAGCAGCTTGGATTCGCCGTAGGCGTTGGTCGGGGAGAGCTTGGCTGTCTCGGGGATTGGGACGGCGTCGGGTTCGCCGTAAACGGCGGCGGTGGAGGAGAAGACGAGGCGGCGGACGCCGGTGGCGTGCATGGCTTCGAGCAGAGAGAGCGTAGAGGCGGTGTTGTTGCGGAAGTAGATTTCGGGCTTCTGCATGGACTCGCCGGCTTCGATGAGAGCAGCGAAGTGCAGGACGCCGTCGGGCTGCAGGTCACGCAGGAGGGCCTCGACGCGGGGGCGGTCGGCGATATCGGCCTGGACGAACTCGACGCCTTCGGGGACGGACTCGCGGCGGGCGTGCGAGAGATTATCGAGGACGGTGACGCGGAAGCCGCGGTCGCGCAGAAGGCTGGCAACTGTGCCGCCGATATAGCCTGCGCCACCTGTGACAAGAACGTTGTTCAAAGCGTTTCTCTCCGTGGCTGGCTCTGCGAGATTGAAGTGGATGGGAGCAGAGCAGCACCCTCCGAAGAGCCTATCAGTTTGGGTGCGACGAGGGCTTTAGCGACCAAAGAAAACGGCTGCGGAGAGGGCTCCGCAGCCGCTTGTTTGCTGAACTGTTGTTTAGCTGGAGTAGGGAGCTAAGACGGTGAGCGC carries:
- a CDS encoding VWA domain-containing protein, producing the protein MNRTTSLLLPALLLSALSPFSYAQAAPDQQPVGDASQGYRLKTTTRLVVLDVVVLDKKGNPVKGLDKSQFTVLEDKKPQTIRNFELHEPTPADQKPKVIVKSTADLNKIGTDPVDILVFDELNSKFEDMTYARDRMLKYLMRQPEILPRPTQLLAAGDAHFVVLHDYTQNRQELLDALKTHLPQYPWQMMRNQVGDGALERMAQTLGILSQIADASSGTRGRKNVVWIGAGYPSVDTSAMDQEDQDKIMETIRVVTSRMLTSHVVLYVIDPAGVQAMQQDTGTDDEGNATSSNLASGLGPFTDKLDFATFAPATGGEIFAERNDIDREVDDGLRESSSYYTLTYTPTNTDDVSTAFRDIRVKMKDPSLHAVTRKGYFGGPIPVEVAPKQDTKPSNQLKWDIGAAAQTTLPYNGLDVRADEISGGYKLNVVAKGLTWTDLEDGSRTAEVTIMAVCTTEKAKSVCHESREIKDKIKPTDDIERGERVTFPFKMDVPERTTHLRFVVRDAGSGRIGTTDVDMK
- a CDS encoding LacI family DNA-binding transcriptional regulator — translated: MADNKAEKKAASTGRVTMHDIARRANVSLGTVSHVINRKVTVSEDVRQRVQEAIRELGYQPNHLSRALRTNRTNIIGMVIPDITNPFFPSVVRGVEDVAFAANYRLLLCNADNDAAKETAYLNDLRAFMPAGIILIPSNDHKVTWSESYPLVCIDRPPAEWPGDSVTVENFEGGYAAGAHLAQLGHKTVGILRGPANVVTSTERVKGFTKALAERGVQISPEYVQESHFDQESGYQSAMRLLRLVPRPTAIFAGNDLIAVGALSAIKAAKLRCPEDVSLVSFDGLSFADFTDPALTTVVQPSYQIGLAAGRLLLERINGDQSAPRNVVMKTELKIRDSTQAPSSSN
- a CDS encoding TonB-dependent receptor, coding for MRLARLFFSLSLSAVLTAGTAAGFAQSVDTAGLEVDVHDPSGALVGGSTLTLTNETTHDIRVGVSDSHGVFRFTALKPGGYTLTVERSGFATRKQTGITLAVGQGSTLNVGLTMANSDTVVQVDSDVSAIDPDRTSIGETISQVEIDNLPSDGRNFLDFAVTVPGVTDTQTTGQNSGFSVNGQRSRSNSIMIDGVENNGALNGNVRQTLSQDAIAQFQVLTEQMPAEFGGAGGGFVNVVTRGGTDNFHGTAYYFNRDNMFTTPNYFTSADPGTYSRNDVGATLGGPLKQNRTYFFGAAEYIGLNTSNRSNFCHLGTSGCTSTTYDTINTALATGFFINSPVKGLDFDRYIPKSSAQGLYSLRVDHRINDRNTIIARVLYVQYIQANSTNAGYYYDLSTATGTYTRTQNYFTEWTHIFTPRLINEAHFMVAPQRMKQLPNTYGPGADIAGSVYVGPTTDFPVTLNEDHYEADDALSYTIGKHLFKAGVQLNYIRANSNYQGGFSGFWNFYTSGNFASGIPYRYAQNFGTSDISLPDTQLGMYLEDSWKVSRRLTANLGVRYDIDFQPQGYNLDQSNPIQSGLSTGMNRDFNNVAPRVGLAYSLDSKGKTVLRAGYGMFYDKNLLILARNTLQSKKSLIYNYYNSSTATLDALWKSGSYAASANYPTGTGIAPTIQVAYPGLKIPMIHQFDIGIDRAITNKLILSVTGVHVQGQNLLKVSNANLNAPVILTPQNQGSFGFNPTYIPYVPGNTCLSPSSSNNGNTGRATYQPCPQQYNRPIYLDETDTATGDLIHKARINDAFNDITITGPWGHSNYSGLRVTLQQKSWHGLSYRVGYVYSKALDDAPDFLNGAYPNNPFDPRAEKSVSNEDVRHRFTSAVVWKIPYLTFRRHHNDWTRQIFGNWTVSGTYIANSGTPRNITVGSDMNYDGNTSTDRPFINGVMLGRNAGLPSMIASLNLRGQKEIRFRHGMRLSASAEVFNALNRVNFTGYDVTTGVYVYNTIPALNANSATSAASGRTVQLGGRFQF
- a CDS encoding Ig-like domain repeat protein translates to MAGRSLVKRLALSIAVSAASLLPMAAQAQLQAFSLASTTTTTFPTTTLGATSASQTIQLTTSRAVTITGVAVAPSANSHQEFTVGTMSGCAVNSAAAAGTTCSIPVTFSPFYAGTRAGQLTVTDSTGAVYTVGLTGLGDGPQTLLTPTDITTAIGASGGVYYSGDGGVATSARIGYPYGVSTDAYKNIYIADYSTQNIRVIYQAGAALACVIEIENPTLFGLTAGTTSCTGANAAPVAGNVYTLAGNTTLYSTTVTSHTAGTTVSTLAASPTATTMDDPFQVTVDSEGNVLVSSYLTYDLRVIYVGGDKMGCLIELENPSLFGLATGATSCTGATSAPIPGYLYRIGGTSSPGASGDGGIATSALMAYGYGITTSPDGDIFFLDVSTNSARTTRIRVIYNGGAAAAALIQATNQGVTPQRGYVYKVAGGVFGTSGDGAIATSAGITYSKGLKVDAYGNIIFTDYNTSATITTLPLEARVRVIYNAGTRMASLIQKETGSTAVAGYVYTLAGSTAPGATSGNGGAASAANFVTPYGVTVDPAGDIFVVDYGDKTIRRISVADGNIYAYAGISGTSSVTNGNSLTTGGLWLPIGLAVAPDGGIDVADYGIYRVRVVGASASAIAYASAVPVGTTGTPTFVYLQNLGTEPVTVASTVASANFAVVAGTTGALYATDCSTLPTLQPGDSCSAGVALAPTALGAATGTLTITDNSNGVSTQHVVTLTGTASYQSAVTLTSSTNPTFAGDTVTLTANVAAAAGQDTTTAPALIGTVKFTDGTATLATVSIDSSGNATTTDGPLTGGTHSIKATFTPDSTIAAQWAGASASLSQVATAITTTTTLTSSAANANQNANVTFTAVVAAAGTIPTSAPAIAGTVAFTVDGVAITGSPVTVDATGTATISTSTMTVASHTIVATFTPSSVYYATSTATITQVVSSPSYSVLSSNTGVAVATGTATVVPFSVTSVGGYTGTVSASCGTLPSYMTCSFSPKSVAFTGTNTTQTINLSIGTTGGSAALATHSNGITFAALFGAGLLALLAGKRRKLPAVLMIVLGLAAAATITGCGKTATASRGTQNINVTFTDGTTSYTVVETVSVIGNP